In the Advenella kashmirensis WT001 genome, one interval contains:
- a CDS encoding VOC family protein, giving the protein MNPQDKNGKLDYIEFTVSDIARSCKFYASAFGWSFKDYGPHYCEFTDGRFTGGFAQGEPVSPGGALVILYADNLAHMQARIERAGGRIIKPVFAFPGGRRFHFADPDGHELAVWSDQQD; this is encoded by the coding sequence ATGAACCCACAGGACAAAAACGGCAAACTTGATTACATCGAGTTCACCGTCAGTGACATTGCCCGCAGCTGCAAATTCTATGCGAGTGCCTTTGGCTGGTCCTTCAAGGACTATGGGCCGCATTACTGTGAATTTACCGACGGGCGCTTTACCGGGGGCTTTGCTCAGGGCGAGCCGGTAAGCCCAGGCGGTGCGCTGGTCATTCTATATGCAGATAATCTGGCGCATATGCAGGCGCGCATCGAGCGTGCAGGGGGGCGGATTATCAAACCCGTCTTCGCATTTCCTGGCGGTCGGCGCTTTCACTTTGCCGACCCGGATGGCCATGAGCTTGCTGTGTGGTCAGATCAACAGGATTAA
- a CDS encoding class I SAM-dependent methyltransferase translates to MKQIHSRIINLADWFNTDPGQRVIQWESSKFDQIVADSFGFNAVQVGLPDWNFLHHNRMRTKIILTDDSFNNCTHYPNTRFVQAQLDALPLASNSIDLLILPHILECADNPHLVLREAERVLVHEGRLIISGFNPWSLWGLRSRMPLRKPWMPVAASRQVSVTRLKDWMKLLSFEVDRGYFGCYTPACHTERWLNRWNFMNQAGDRWWPVAGAVYLLAAVKRAHGMTLIGPSWKGKKKKKFARGEAAISRRDVRQLFKEPHG, encoded by the coding sequence GTGAAACAAATCCATTCGCGAATCATCAATCTGGCAGATTGGTTCAATACAGACCCTGGCCAGCGCGTCATACAATGGGAATCATCAAAATTTGATCAGATTGTGGCCGACTCTTTTGGATTCAACGCGGTCCAGGTCGGTCTGCCTGACTGGAATTTTTTGCATCATAACAGAATGCGCACCAAAATCATTCTGACAGATGACAGCTTTAACAATTGCACCCACTACCCCAATACCCGATTTGTCCAGGCGCAGCTGGACGCCCTTCCGCTGGCCTCCAATTCCATCGATTTGCTGATCCTGCCTCATATTCTGGAATGCGCCGACAACCCGCATCTGGTCCTGCGTGAAGCCGAGCGGGTATTGGTACACGAAGGCCGTCTGATTATCTCCGGATTCAATCCCTGGAGCCTGTGGGGCCTGCGCTCGCGCATGCCGCTGCGCAAGCCGTGGATGCCGGTGGCCGCCTCGCGCCAGGTATCGGTCACGCGTCTGAAAGATTGGATGAAACTGCTGTCATTCGAGGTAGACCGGGGCTACTTTGGCTGTTACACTCCCGCCTGCCATACGGAGCGGTGGCTGAACCGGTGGAATTTCATGAACCAGGCAGGCGATCGATGGTGGCCCGTCGCAGGCGCCGTATACTTGCTGGCCGCAGTCAAGCGTGCCCACGGAATGACGCTGATCGGCCCCTCCTGGAAAGGCAAGAAAAAGAAAAAATTCGCCCGCGGCGAAGCCGCCATATCCCGCCGCGATGTACGTCAGCTTTTTAAAGAACCTCATGGATAA
- a CDS encoding DUF1428 domain-containing protein, with protein MKYVDGFVAAVPTANREAYIKHASEAAEVFKELGALSVVECWGDEVPDGKVTSFPMAVQCKPDETVVFAWITWPSKEVHDEGMKKMMEDPRMQPDVNPMPFDGKRLIFGGFVPVVNV; from the coding sequence ATGAAATATGTCGATGGTTTTGTTGCTGCGGTGCCGACTGCCAACCGCGAAGCGTACATTAAGCATGCCTCAGAGGCTGCAGAGGTTTTCAAGGAACTGGGCGCGTTAAGTGTTGTCGAGTGCTGGGGCGATGAGGTGCCGGACGGCAAAGTCACCTCTTTTCCCATGGCGGTGCAATGCAAGCCGGATGAAACCGTGGTGTTTGCCTGGATTACGTGGCCTTCCAAAGAGGTACATGACGAGGGCATGAAGAAAATGATGGAAGATCCGCGGATGCAGCCAGACGTGAATCCTATGCCTTTCGATGGCAAACGTTTGATATTCGGCGGATTTGTTCCGGTTGTTAACGTGTAG
- a CDS encoding GNAT family N-acetyltransferase: MTDFCRVRPATAQDISAIAQIYAWHVLHGIATFEETVPDREQMLERFVHITTQGYPYIVAEKDGEIIGYAYASSFRPRVAYRYTVENAIYLRHDLGRMGAGSLLLAELIRLCEAGPWRQMIAVIGNSANTASIGVHRKAGFEMIGTLPATGFKHGQWVDTVLMQRPLSGGAQTLPDNISTAAPSHTD, from the coding sequence ATGACCGATTTCTGCCGCGTTCGTCCTGCAACCGCTCAGGACATATCAGCAATTGCGCAAATTTATGCCTGGCATGTGCTGCATGGCATCGCCACCTTCGAAGAAACCGTACCCGATCGTGAGCAGATGCTTGAGCGATTTGTCCATATCACCACACAGGGTTATCCCTATATTGTGGCGGAAAAAGACGGCGAAATTATCGGTTATGCCTATGCATCATCGTTTCGCCCGCGCGTGGCCTATCGCTATACTGTAGAAAACGCCATTTATCTGCGCCATGATCTGGGACGCATGGGTGCGGGATCCTTATTGCTGGCCGAGTTGATCCGGCTGTGCGAAGCCGGTCCGTGGCGCCAGATGATCGCCGTGATCGGCAATAGCGCGAATACGGCCTCCATCGGCGTGCATCGCAAGGCCGGTTTTGAAATGATCGGCACCCTTCCCGCGACAGGTTTCAAGCACGGTCAATGGGTCGATACCGTTCTGATGCAGCGCCCCCTGTCCGGCGGCGCTCAAACCCTGCCTGATAATATCAGCACCGCAGCACCTTCACACACCGATTAG
- a CDS encoding glycosyltransferase family 2 protein has translation MSVYSRHQDRRHCPQECNKRALAGGTPAAQTAMAKARRAAEASVSCVIPALNEARSLAILLPMLTVLLRDAFASWEIIVVDDGSTDDTPAFMSEVCQREDRVRYLQLSRNFGKEAALSAGLELAVGQVVVTLDADLQHPPALIARMVVHWEQGADMVYAVREARADERLLKRIGTRIFYFLMKGTGKIRIEPDACDFRLMDRKVVQALCQLPERTRFMKGLYAWVGFRTQAVYYQPDERRFGTSRFNLFRLVGHGLQGLTAFTTWPLRMAMFGGMLLAGLALLYGLYVIFEYVMVGNPVRGYSTLIVAESFFAGIILISVGMVGEYVAHIYEEVKRRPLFIVSKQMGQGLSQGSPRLLDVRRKTAKQLPEPDMYPMVYDIRIVC, from the coding sequence ATGAGCGTGTATTCCAGACATCAAGATAGGCGGCATTGTCCGCAAGAGTGCAATAAGCGGGCGCTGGCCGGCGGTACGCCTGCTGCGCAGACCGCTATGGCAAAGGCACGCAGGGCGGCAGAGGCGTCGGTCAGTTGTGTGATTCCCGCCTTGAATGAGGCACGCAGTCTGGCCATCCTGTTGCCCATGCTGACCGTATTGCTGCGTGATGCCTTTGCCAGCTGGGAAATTATCGTGGTTGACGATGGCAGCACGGACGATACCCCGGCTTTTATGAGCGAGGTCTGTCAGCGCGAAGATCGGGTGCGCTATTTGCAGTTGTCACGCAATTTTGGCAAAGAGGCCGCATTGTCCGCCGGGCTGGAGCTGGCCGTGGGGCAGGTTGTTGTCACGCTGGATGCAGACCTGCAGCATCCGCCTGCGCTGATTGCCCGAATGGTTGTGCACTGGGAGCAGGGCGCCGATATGGTCTATGCGGTGCGCGAGGCGCGCGCCGATGAGCGGCTGCTCAAGCGCATCGGCACGCGGATATTCTATTTCCTGATGAAAGGCACCGGCAAGATTCGGATTGAGCCCGATGCCTGTGATTTCCGTCTGATGGACCGCAAGGTGGTGCAGGCCTTGTGCCAGTTGCCCGAGCGCACGCGTTTTATGAAGGGCCTGTATGCCTGGGTCGGTTTTCGTACGCAAGCTGTTTATTACCAGCCAGATGAACGACGCTTTGGCACATCCCGGTTCAATCTGTTTCGTCTTGTTGGTCATGGCCTGCAGGGGCTGACTGCATTTACAACGTGGCCGTTGCGCATGGCCATGTTCGGCGGTATGCTGCTGGCCGGTTTGGCGCTCTTGTATGGTCTGTATGTCATATTTGAATATGTAATGGTGGGCAACCCGGTGCGGGGCTATTCCACGCTGATTGTGGCCGAGAGTTTCTTTGCGGGCATCATTCTGATTTCGGTTGGCATGGTGGGCGAGTATGTGGCGCATATCTACGAAGAAGTCAAACGCAGGCCGCTTTTCATTGTGAGCAAACAAATGGGACAGGGGCTCTCCCAGGGTTCCCCGCGCTTGCTGGACGTTCGCCGCAAGACTGCAAAGCAACTGCCGGAGCCGGACATGTATCCGATGGTTTATGACATTCGTATTGTCTGTTAG
- a CDS encoding lytic transglycosylase: MNLVRFFLVGCVVALTGCASSGGGKYSETVNYHGPNRDVWDRVRKGFDMPTLQDEKVAYWTNYYAARPGSVQTMASRSGKYIYHITKELEKRNMPTELALLPFVESAYNATALSRSRAAGLWQFIPSTGTHYKLKQDWWKDDRRDPVESTRAALDYLSYLYTFQGNDWHLALASYNWGEGAVKRARARAGGGGYLDLRMPSETRNYVPKLMAIRNIVANPAKYGITLPAIPDKPYFEKVRRTKDIDVAVMARLAGISVTDFKELNPSFNRPTLLAQHDPNILLPVSAVKTYKKNLANYTGPLATYKGYQPAPGESLASIAQAHGISLSKLKSLNGYSSRQSVALSSRTLMLPVQRDFDTDSIVPRGLPPTAPDGNRRDSDSMLADNTSPPVSPAAPTPVVEPRAYAANAPTSTLRQTSGASAGVRQVASNTRNTSGATPRAVVWDTGGNQPAPRNAPAATDDPLAALVAQNEAGTPSVNRESLRYVAQAAPAGYQGAVRPATATVRAPALAQQAAPAVRAAAYRPRAATTARPPEHFVTQGETLYSLAKRYGTTVDDLKALNNIGAEGLKAGLRLRLPGTAIRG, encoded by the coding sequence ATGAACTTAGTACGATTTTTTCTGGTGGGTTGTGTCGTCGCGCTGACCGGCTGCGCTTCTTCCGGCGGGGGCAAATACAGCGAGACGGTCAACTACCACGGCCCCAATCGCGATGTCTGGGACCGCGTGCGCAAAGGGTTCGATATGCCCACCCTGCAGGATGAAAAAGTCGCTTACTGGACCAATTACTACGCTGCCCGCCCGGGTTCAGTCCAGACCATGGCGTCCCGCTCCGGCAAGTATATCTATCACATTACCAAAGAGCTCGAAAAACGCAATATGCCCACCGAACTGGCCTTGTTGCCGTTTGTAGAGAGTGCATACAATGCCACGGCATTGTCCCGCTCACGGGCGGCAGGACTGTGGCAGTTCATTCCCAGTACTGGTACGCACTACAAGCTGAAACAGGACTGGTGGAAAGACGATCGTCGCGATCCGGTGGAATCGACGCGCGCGGCGCTCGATTATCTGTCTTATCTTTATACCTTCCAGGGTAACGACTGGCATTTGGCGCTGGCTTCGTACAACTGGGGTGAGGGTGCCGTCAAGCGCGCCAGAGCCCGGGCCGGTGGCGGTGGCTATCTGGACCTGAGGATGCCTTCGGAAACCCGTAATTACGTACCCAAGCTGATGGCCATCCGCAATATTGTGGCCAATCCGGCCAAGTATGGCATCACGTTGCCAGCCATTCCGGACAAACCGTATTTCGAGAAAGTGCGGCGCACCAAGGATATTGACGTGGCAGTGATGGCGCGGCTGGCTGGTATTTCCGTGACCGATTTCAAGGAACTGAACCCATCGTTCAATCGTCCGACGCTATTGGCACAGCATGACCCCAATATTCTTCTGCCGGTTTCGGCAGTAAAAACCTACAAGAAGAACCTGGCCAATTACACAGGTCCGCTGGCTACCTATAAAGGTTACCAGCCGGCACCGGGTGAATCGCTGGCGTCCATCGCCCAGGCGCATGGCATTTCTCTGAGCAAGCTCAAATCGCTCAACGGCTATTCGTCGCGCCAGAGCGTTGCACTATCCTCAAGGACACTGATGTTGCCGGTACAGCGTGATTTTGACACCGACTCCATTGTTCCTCGCGGCCTGCCGCCAACGGCGCCTGATGGCAACCGACGCGATTCCGACAGCATGCTGGCAGACAATACGTCGCCACCCGTATCACCGGCCGCGCCCACTCCTGTGGTCGAGCCGCGCGCTTATGCAGCCAATGCGCCCACATCGACACTACGCCAGACATCCGGTGCTTCGGCTGGCGTACGCCAGGTAGCAAGCAATACACGCAATACATCCGGGGCGACACCGCGCGCGGTCGTATGGGACACGGGCGGCAATCAGCCTGCGCCGCGTAACGCGCCTGCTGCGACTGACGATCCGCTGGCCGCGCTGGTTGCCCAGAACGAGGCCGGCACGCCTTCCGTCAATCGTGAATCATTACGTTATGTTGCCCAGGCTGCGCCAGCAGGATATCAGGGTGCAGTACGTCCGGCTACCGCCACAGTGCGCGCGCCAGCGCTGGCCCAGCAGGCTGCACCGGCAGTTCGCGCAGCTGCCTACCGTCCCCGTGCAGCAACGACAGCACGACCACCCGAGCACTTTGTCACACAGGGCGAAACCCTATACTCGCTGGCTAAACGCTACGGTACAACGGTTGACGATCTGAAGGCACTGAACAATATCGGTGCCGAGGGACTCAAGGCGGGCTTGCGTCTGAGACTGCCAGGAACGGCAATCCGCGGTTAA
- a CDS encoding DUF2169 family type VI secretion system accessory protein produces MKTVKPLRLGVLTRPFGLHEKSHLGIVVYALVDFNGESPKLVPDAELTTHLLQDMDCEGILDLVLPKPVPEFLVSGKAYTAHQQDKTRCAIRVQVDKLEKSLLVSGERYWLDGTMTSPQAFDEMPVSWSHAYGGADFAENPGGKGRDREWINGSWVRRLPNVEAPTSTMQRQDQVILPASFGPVLLTRPRRYSQVGTFSQEWMQNDINAFFPDMDPRLFNAAEPDQRWPDRDRLPLGSSFRIWNMHPEQHCWSGNLPDWKARCFVLQKISSASEPEHEAFLEVDLRPTTVWFLPNIRHAILMYHGALPVAQSYAEDALAILPAMELPDQPKTKSYYREIFDQRNDMETGAVYLA; encoded by the coding sequence ATGAAAACAGTCAAACCTCTGCGACTGGGTGTCTTGACCCGCCCGTTCGGGTTACATGAAAAAAGCCATCTAGGTATCGTCGTTTATGCGCTGGTGGATTTCAACGGCGAATCCCCGAAACTCGTGCCCGATGCCGAACTGACCACCCACCTTTTGCAGGATATGGATTGCGAAGGTATTCTGGATCTCGTCCTGCCAAAACCTGTACCGGAATTTCTTGTCAGCGGCAAGGCGTATACCGCGCATCAGCAGGATAAAACGCGCTGCGCGATACGGGTACAGGTAGACAAACTGGAAAAAAGTTTGCTGGTTTCCGGCGAGCGCTACTGGCTGGACGGTACCATGACCTCACCGCAAGCATTCGATGAAATGCCTGTCAGTTGGAGCCATGCATATGGGGGTGCGGATTTTGCCGAAAACCCGGGCGGCAAGGGTCGCGATCGGGAGTGGATCAATGGCAGTTGGGTGCGGCGCTTACCCAACGTAGAGGCGCCCACCAGCACCATGCAGCGACAGGATCAGGTCATACTTCCTGCCTCTTTCGGCCCGGTCCTTTTGACACGCCCACGCCGTTACTCGCAGGTAGGTACGTTCAGCCAGGAATGGATGCAAAACGACATAAATGCATTCTTCCCCGATATGGACCCTCGGCTGTTCAACGCAGCCGAACCCGATCAGCGCTGGCCAGATCGCGATCGCTTGCCTTTAGGCTCATCGTTTCGCATATGGAATATGCATCCCGAACAACATTGCTGGAGCGGCAACCTGCCTGACTGGAAGGCAAGATGCTTCGTATTGCAGAAAATTTCCAGCGCCAGTGAACCGGAACACGAAGCGTTCCTGGAGGTCGACCTGAGGCCGACCACAGTATGGTTCTTGCCGAATATCCGGCACGCTATTCTGATGTATCATGGCGCGTTGCCCGTTGCACAGTCCTACGCGGAAGACGCGTTGGCCATACTGCCGGCCATGGAACTGCCGGACCAGCCAAAAACCAAGTCCTATTACCGCGAGATTTTTGACCAGCGCAATGACATGGAAACGGGCGCTGTATACCTTGCGTGA
- a CDS encoding DUF3540 domain-containing protein, giving the protein MLVTRPQLPAYDPIQLVGHVLSIDNGICTVQCDGANWHCARALSCLVEPQIGDEVLVSGPDRDRVFLLAIIARPENTTVTLSVTGDMTIRSEAGTVKVHSAMLTHIHSDQAVKLTSPNHEQENDSAIMKIGQMNYLGKKLDAVLGSTNLFSNVIGLMSDSFKSVARLCFRHVKEVDHVRAQTIDYEAEKLTRVHGGYTTLTAQEVMKINGDQIHMS; this is encoded by the coding sequence ATGCTGGTGACCCGTCCCCAACTACCGGCTTACGACCCGATACAGCTCGTGGGCCACGTCCTCAGTATTGATAATGGCATTTGTACCGTGCAGTGCGATGGCGCCAACTGGCACTGCGCCCGGGCGCTCAGTTGTCTGGTCGAACCGCAAATCGGGGATGAAGTCCTGGTCAGCGGCCCGGATCGCGATCGCGTTTTTCTGCTCGCCATCATCGCGCGCCCTGAAAACACGACGGTCACACTCTCGGTAACAGGAGATATGACGATCCGCAGCGAAGCGGGTACCGTGAAAGTGCATTCAGCCATGCTGACACATATCCACAGCGATCAGGCGGTAAAGCTGACTTCCCCAAACCATGAGCAGGAAAACGATTCGGCAATCATGAAGATAGGCCAAATGAACTATCTTGGAAAGAAACTCGACGCTGTCCTCGGTAGCACTAACTTGTTTTCGAATGTGATCGGACTGATGTCGGACAGCTTCAAAAGCGTGGCACGCCTTTGTTTCCGACATGTCAAGGAAGTCGATCACGTAAGGGCGCAGACCATCGACTACGAAGCAGAGAAACTGACCCGAGTACATGGTGGCTATACCACGCTGACCGCGCAGGAAGTCATGAAAATCAACGGCGATCAAATTCACATGAGTTGA
- the dnaQ gene encoding DNA polymerase III subunit epsilon yields the protein MRQIILDTETTGFDPAEGDRIVELGCVELIDRQFTGNNLHIYFNPDRDSSPGALEVHGLTTEFLSQFNRFEDEATRIFEYLKGTEIYIHNASFDVKFLNAEFARVGMPSIDKTAAAIHDTLAMAREQYPGKRNSLDMLCERLGISNAHRTLHGALLDAELLAEVWLAMTRGQFGLVMEHSDQPRQQEGQPVVAQFDATVLRIEVATEAELAEHAAYLDGLDQAAGGLSLWRKLTEPAPAA from the coding sequence ATGCGACAAATTATTCTCGATACAGAGACAACCGGCTTTGACCCGGCAGAAGGCGACCGGATCGTCGAGCTCGGGTGCGTGGAACTGATTGATCGTCAGTTCACCGGGAATAATCTGCATATTTATTTCAATCCCGACCGGGACAGTTCGCCCGGCGCGCTTGAGGTGCACGGGCTGACCACCGAATTTCTGTCACAGTTCAATCGGTTTGAAGACGAAGCGACACGGATTTTCGAGTACCTGAAAGGGACCGAAATCTATATTCATAATGCCTCATTTGATGTCAAGTTCCTGAATGCGGAATTTGCACGGGTAGGCATGCCGTCTATCGACAAAACTGCCGCCGCGATCCACGATACGCTGGCCATGGCGCGTGAACAGTACCCGGGCAAGCGCAACAGTCTGGATATGCTGTGCGAGCGACTGGGTATTTCGAACGCGCACCGTACTTTGCACGGCGCCTTGCTGGATGCCGAGTTGCTGGCCGAAGTGTGGCTGGCCATGACCCGGGGCCAGTTTGGCCTGGTCATGGAGCACAGCGATCAGCCGCGCCAGCAGGAAGGTCAGCCGGTGGTGGCGCAATTTGATGCGACGGTCCTGCGCATCGAAGTGGCGACGGAGGCTGAACTGGCCGAGCACGCGGCCTATCTGGACGGACTGGACCAGGCTGCGGGTGGCCTCAGTTTGTGGCGCAAGCTGACCGAGCCTGCCCCTGCCGCCTGA
- the rnhA gene encoding ribonuclease HI, with amino-acid sequence MDKPQVNIWTDGACKGNPGPGGWGVLLRQGPHEKTLFGGEAQTTNNRMEMMAVVEALRALKRSCNVTLHVDSQYVQKGICEWMAGWQARNWKTADKKPVKNVDLWLLLNEQVARHDVTWKWVKGHAGDPGNERADALANQGVDLVRKQKQSVQA; translated from the coding sequence ATGGATAAACCACAAGTCAATATCTGGACAGACGGCGCCTGCAAGGGCAACCCCGGCCCCGGCGGCTGGGGCGTACTGCTGCGCCAGGGGCCGCATGAAAAAACCCTTTTCGGCGGCGAGGCGCAAACCACCAACAATCGCATGGAAATGATGGCCGTCGTCGAAGCCTTGCGGGCACTCAAACGCAGTTGCAACGTCACCCTGCATGTGGACTCACAATACGTACAAAAGGGAATCTGCGAATGGATGGCGGGCTGGCAGGCGCGCAACTGGAAGACGGCCGATAAAAAACCGGTAAAAAACGTCGATTTGTGGCTGTTGCTCAATGAACAGGTTGCCAGGCATGATGTCACCTGGAAGTGGGTCAAAGGCCATGCCGGCGACCCGGGCAACGAACGGGCAGATGCCCTGGCCAACCAGGGTGTGGACCTGGTCAGGAAACAGAAACAATCAGTACAGGCTTAA
- a CDS encoding ChbG/HpnK family deacetylase: MARKKKQITLCADDFGLNENINLAVCELAAAHRISATSCLTQAGAWPSGAQRLRSLDIDIGLHINLTEKLGPDNDFHRPLSRLIMNAWLRQLDPAVLARSIEHQCDLFEQHAKRTPDFFDGHQHVHQFPQIRDALMEVLIRRYDCDDFWVRSTAMRNASLARGLQWKARLIALLGSSALRRRLQRIDFPYNEDFAGVYALTGGSARFERHMQAWLAAAGERIVIMCHPADGIDPTDVIGAQRAAEFAFLKSDAFADLLATHYCRLVRYPT; encoded by the coding sequence ATGGCACGCAAGAAGAAACAGATCACACTCTGCGCTGATGATTTCGGTTTGAATGAGAATATCAATCTTGCGGTATGTGAGCTTGCCGCAGCACACCGGATCAGCGCTACCAGTTGCCTGACCCAGGCCGGCGCATGGCCTTCCGGCGCACAAAGACTGCGCAGCCTGGATATCGATATTGGCTTGCATATTAACCTTACTGAAAAGCTCGGGCCGGATAATGATTTTCATCGGCCGCTGTCGCGACTTATTATGAATGCATGGCTGCGTCAGCTGGATCCCGCTGTCCTGGCGCGTTCAATTGAACACCAATGCGATCTTTTTGAGCAACACGCAAAGCGTACGCCGGATTTCTTTGACGGTCACCAGCACGTACACCAGTTTCCGCAGATTCGCGACGCGCTGATGGAGGTGCTGATTCGGCGTTACGATTGTGATGATTTCTGGGTGCGTTCGACGGCGATGCGCAATGCTTCACTGGCCCGGGGGCTGCAATGGAAAGCGCGGTTGATCGCGCTGCTGGGCAGCAGTGCGCTGCGCCGACGCCTGCAACGGATTGATTTTCCCTACAACGAAGATTTTGCAGGCGTGTACGCGCTGACTGGCGGCAGCGCCCGTTTCGAGCGGCATATGCAGGCGTGGCTGGCAGCGGCGGGCGAGCGAATTGTCATCATGTGCCATCCGGCCGATGGCATTGACCCGACCGATGTCATCGGTGCCCAGCGCGCTGCTGAATTTGCATTTCTCAAAAGCGATGCGTTTGCGGATTTACTCGCCACGCACTACTGCCGTCTCGTTCGTTATCCGACATGA
- a CDS encoding TIGR01244 family sulfur transferase, translating to MSTPITPLSDSLAVAPNWRRRHGGCQAAGYQSVIINRPDYEGGESQPASADVIKAGEQAGLTVVYQPVVSGAITPEDVKAFRQYLDTLPAPVLAYCRSGTRCTHLYNAAKQETSQS from the coding sequence ATGTCAACACCCATTACCCCGTTAAGTGACTCGCTGGCGGTAGCCCCCAATTGGCGCAGAAGACATGGCGGCTGTCAAGCAGCGGGCTACCAAAGCGTCATTATTAACCGCCCCGACTACGAAGGCGGCGAATCGCAGCCGGCTTCGGCCGATGTCATCAAGGCGGGCGAACAGGCCGGTCTGACGGTGGTTTACCAGCCCGTCGTCAGTGGCGCCATTACCCCCGAGGACGTCAAGGCTTTCCGTCAATACCTCGACACCTTACCCGCGCCGGTTCTGGCGTACTGTCGCTCGGGTACGCGTTGCACGCATCTTTACAATGCGGCCAAACAGGAAACATCGCAGTCTTAA
- the gloB gene encoding hydroxyacylglutathione hydrolase, with protein MTIKIWPISAFSDNYIWAIVQADQAVVVDPGDAAPVLAYLRDQGLTLSNILLTHHHADHVGGVAELVQRTGATVYGPPGPDIPCRDVQLREGDQVNLGIFGQFTVLEVPGHTLDHIAYFGQVDERNVLFCGDTLFATGCGRLFEGNSRQMQQSLDKFRKLPHNTSVYCAHEYTLGNIRWARTVDPHNPDLEQWQREAETLRNNNQATVPTSLEHELKTNPFMRTDEPVVITAAEQHVGHSLDHPENVLEVLREWKNQF; from the coding sequence ATGACTATAAAAATCTGGCCGATCAGCGCGTTCAGCGACAATTATATCTGGGCAATTGTACAGGCTGATCAGGCGGTTGTCGTTGATCCTGGTGACGCGGCCCCGGTGCTGGCTTACCTGCGCGATCAAGGGTTAACCCTGAGCAATATTCTCCTTACCCATCATCATGCCGATCATGTCGGCGGCGTAGCCGAGCTGGTCCAACGTACCGGCGCCACGGTTTATGGCCCGCCGGGCCCCGATATTCCCTGTCGCGATGTCCAGCTCAGGGAAGGAGATCAGGTCAATCTGGGTATATTTGGGCAGTTTACCGTTTTGGAAGTTCCGGGCCATACGCTGGATCATATTGCCTACTTCGGGCAGGTCGATGAGCGAAATGTGCTGTTCTGCGGCGACACGCTGTTCGCGACAGGCTGTGGCAGGCTATTTGAAGGAAATTCTAGACAAATGCAACAAAGCCTTGATAAATTTAGAAAATTGCCTCACAATACGTCCGTCTATTGTGCTCACGAATACACCTTGGGCAACATCCGCTGGGCACGTACCGTCGATCCGCACAACCCTGATCTGGAGCAATGGCAGCGCGAAGCAGAAACATTGCGCAACAACAATCAGGCTACCGTTCCAACATCGCTGGAACACGAACTCAAAACCAATCCTTTCATGCGAACGGATGAACCGGTTGTCATAACAGCAGCCGAACAGCATGTTGGTCATTCTTTGGACCACCCCGAGAATGTGCTTGAAGTATTACGTGAGTGGAAAAACCAATTCTGA